The following is a genomic window from Candidatus Methylomirabilis sp..
TCCGGATCGCAGGCAGCGTGTGCAGAGCGCGATGTGACGTCGGGTCCCATTCATGACAACGTGATGGCGCGAAATGTTAATCTGCTGGCGGCGTTTGCTGACGTTGTGAGCATGG
Proteins encoded in this region:
- the rpmB gene encoding 50S ribosomal protein L28, whose product is MPSTHPSQCEICGRGPRVSSQVSHAHNVSKRRQQINISRHHVVMNGTRRHIALCTRCLRSGLVQKTG